In Atribacterota bacterium, a genomic segment contains:
- the gatA gene encoding Asp-tRNA(Asn)/Glu-tRNA(Gln) amidotransferase subunit GatA codes for MIKNREITVEQVIKDIFHRIDRIDKTLKAYLFVNKEGALLEAKKIDQKIKNNQDIPPLAGLPIAIKDIICTKDMDTTCASRILKGFIPLYDATVVRRIKDAGGIIIGKTNLDEFAMGSSTENSAFQVTLNPWDITRVPGGSSGGSAAAVAADEALIALGTDTGGSVRLPASFCGIVGIKPTYGRISRYGVIAYASSLDQIGILGKGIKDVAKLMNVICGYDSLDSTSANLSVPDFQSSCREGISDLKFGVPREFFSHGLDAEVRRKVMNTIHKLSRLGAKIEETSLPNLEYALPAYYLIAMAEASSNLAKFDGVQYGLRIEESDDLEDMYLKTRSKGFGAEVIRRIMLGTYALSSGYYDAYYLKAQRVRTLIKKDFDNVFQKYDLLICPTSPIPPFKVGERIDDPLTMFLTDAYTLPVNLAGLPGLSMNCGFTAKGKLPVGIQIIGRAFEEEKMLRVAYNLEEELKEINSIKPDLSF; via the coding sequence ATGATAAAAAATAGAGAGATTACCGTGGAACAGGTTATAAAAGATATTTTTCATCGGATTGACAGGATTGATAAAACACTGAAGGCTTATTTATTTGTTAATAAGGAAGGGGCTTTATTAGAAGCGAAGAAGATTGACCAGAAAATAAAGAATAATCAAGATATACCTCCTTTAGCTGGTCTGCCTATAGCGATAAAGGATATTATTTGCACCAAAGATATGGACACTACCTGTGCCTCCAGAATATTGAAAGGATTTATTCCTCTCTATGATGCTACAGTAGTCAGAAGGATAAAGGATGCCGGGGGGATAATCATAGGTAAAACCAATCTTGACGAATTTGCGATGGGTTCTTCCACTGAAAATTCTGCTTTTCAGGTTACGCTTAACCCCTGGGATATAACTCGTGTTCCAGGTGGTTCCAGTGGTGGTTCAGCAGCAGCAGTTGCAGCAGATGAGGCATTAATTGCCCTGGGAACCGATACCGGTGGTTCAGTTAGATTACCAGCTTCTTTTTGTGGCATTGTTGGTATTAAACCTACCTATGGTCGTATATCTCGCTATGGTGTTATTGCTTATGCCTCCTCGCTGGATCAGATTGGAATCTTAGGTAAAGGGATTAAGGATGTGGCTAAGTTGATGAATGTTATTTGTGGTTATGATTCCCTTGATTCCACTTCAGCCAATCTTTCAGTTCCCGATTTTCAGTCATCCTGTCGGGAAGGTATCAGTGATTTAAAATTCGGTGTACCACGTGAATTTTTTAGCCATGGTTTAGATGCAGAAGTAAGAAGAAAGGTAATGAATACCATCCATAAGCTTTCACGGTTGGGAGCAAAGATAGAAGAGACTTCTTTGCCCAATCTTGAATATGCTTTACCAGCTTATTATCTAATTGCCATGGCGGAAGCAAGTTCCAATCTGGCTAAATTCGATGGAGTACAATACGGTTTGAGAATAGAAGAAAGTGATGACCTTGAAGATATGTATTTAAAAACCAGAAGCAAAGGTTTTGGAGCCGAGGTAATTAGAAGAATAATGTTAGGAACCTATGCCTTAAGCTCCGGTTACTATGATGCATATTATTTAAAAGCTCAGAGAGTAAGAACTCTAATCAAGAAAGATTTTGATAATGTTTTTCAAAAATATGATTTACTAATTTGTCCTACTTCTCCCATTCCCCCGTTTAAGGTAGGGGAGAGAATAGATGACCCATTGACAATGTTTTTAACAGATGCTTACACCTTACCGGTTAATCTCGCTGGTTTACCAGGTTTATCAATGAATTGTGGTTTTACTGCCAAGGGAAAATTGCCGGTAGGAATTCAGATTATAGGACGTGCTTTTGAGGAAGAGAAGATGCTAAGAGTAGCTTATAATTTAGAGGAAGAATTAAAAGAAATTAATTCGATTAAGCCAGATTTATCATTTTAA
- a CDS encoding TIGR00725 family protein → MKRIIIGIMGGAQFVNPEDEQYAYQIGAMIAREGWILLNGGRASGVMEASAKGAKDNGGITIGILPVDDPAWASQYIDIPIVTGIGIARNVINILSSDLIIALPGRAGTISEIALALNYGKEVILFRFDVSEWLKPYQKEGKVHFINELDELRVFVKKKLSDIYHN, encoded by the coding sequence ATCAAAAGGATAATAATTGGTATAATGGGTGGAGCTCAATTTGTAAATCCGGAAGATGAGCAATATGCCTATCAAATTGGAGCAATGATAGCCCGAGAAGGCTGGATATTATTAAATGGTGGTCGAGCTTCTGGTGTTATGGAGGCATCAGCTAAGGGCGCCAAAGATAATGGCGGAATTACCATAGGGATATTGCCGGTTGATGATCCTGCTTGGGCTTCTCAATATATTGATATTCCTATTGTAACGGGTATAGGTATAGCCAGAAATGTGATTAATATATTAAGCAGTGATCTGATTATCGCTTTACCAGGAAGAGCGGGAACAATATCTGAAATTGCCCTGGCTTTAAACTATGGTAAAGAAGTCATTTTGTTTAGATTTGATGTCAGCGAATGGCTTAAACCTTACCAGAAAGAAGGAAAAGTACATTTTATTAATGAGTTGGACGAGCTAAGAGTTTTTGTAAAGAAAAAATTAAGTGATATTTATCACAATTAA
- a CDS encoding FprA family A-type flavoprotein, whose amino-acid sequence MAIKKILKDIYFIGTIDWDRRLFDELIPLPDGTSYNSYLIKNQKEGLLIDTVDPSKKEEFFQNIKESQIEKISYIIAQHAEQDHAGCIREVLNMFPGCKVITNRKCQELLIDELHLEEENFIEIKDKDTFVFGNKEFHFFFAPWVHWPETFLTYLPKEKILFTCDLFGSHLASSELWSSDNITNYLAAKRYYAEIMMPFRQNIQNHLQMLKKLTIAIIAPSHGPVYEHPDFILKNYQEWVSDSVRNEVVIPYVSMHGSTEAMVNYLVEQLISRGARVTPYHLTNTDIGELAMALVEAATIILASPTVLTGPHPQIAYAAYLCHILRPKARFVGIIGSFGWGSKMEHDILQIISNLKVDLLTSVISKSFPRAEDFRKLDKLVNQIILKHKTIQ is encoded by the coding sequence TTGGCTATAAAAAAAATCTTAAAGGATATCTATTTTATAGGAACCATAGATTGGGATAGAAGACTTTTTGATGAACTTATCCCCCTTCCTGATGGTACAAGCTATAATTCTTATTTAATTAAGAATCAGAAAGAAGGATTACTAATCGATACAGTAGATCCTTCTAAAAAGGAGGAATTTTTTCAGAATATCAAGGAGTCACAGATAGAAAAAATTAGCTATATAATTGCCCAGCATGCAGAACAAGATCATGCCGGTTGTATCCGGGAAGTATTGAATATGTTCCCTGGCTGCAAGGTTATTACCAACCGTAAATGCCAGGAATTGTTGATTGATGAATTACATTTAGAAGAAGAGAATTTTATTGAGATTAAAGATAAAGATACTTTTGTTTTTGGTAATAAGGAATTTCATTTCTTTTTTGCACCCTGGGTACACTGGCCGGAAACATTTTTAACCTATCTTCCCAAAGAGAAGATTTTATTCACCTGTGATTTATTTGGTTCACATCTTGCCAGCAGTGAATTATGGTCTTCAGATAATATTACTAATTATTTAGCTGCTAAACGTTACTATGCTGAAATTATGATGCCTTTCCGGCAAAATATCCAGAATCATCTCCAGATGCTGAAAAAATTAACCATTGCTATCATTGCTCCCAGTCATGGACCTGTCTATGAACATCCTGATTTTATTCTTAAAAATTATCAGGAGTGGGTATCTGATTCGGTCAGAAATGAGGTAGTGATACCTTATGTTTCTATGCATGGTAGTACCGAAGCCATGGTAAACTATTTAGTGGAACAATTGATTAGCAGGGGTGCAAGAGTAACTCCTTATCATTTAACTAATACTGATATTGGCGAATTAGCAATGGCATTAGTTGAAGCCGCAACAATCATTTTAGCCTCACCTACAGTATTAACCGGTCCGCATCCCCAGATAGCTTATGCTGCTTATCTCTGTCATATCTTAAGACCAAAAGCTCGATTTGTAGGAATTATCGGATCATTTGGTTGGGGAAGCAAAATGGAACATGATATATTGCAGATAATAAGCAATCTAAAAGTAGATCTGTTGACCTCGGTAATTAGCAAAAGTTTTCCCAGGGCAGAAGATTTCCGCAAATTAGATAAACTGGTTAATCAAATTATACTAAAGCATAAAACCATACAGTAG
- the gatC gene encoding Asp-tRNA(Asn)/Glu-tRNA(Gln) amidotransferase subunit GatC: MAEKIITQKDVEYVAKLAKLELTEEQKELFSKQLNDILSFFAKLKELDTEQVQPTSHIATSSKHFHEDIVKPSLPQNTVMGMTRYKEKGYFQVPRIL, translated from the coding sequence ATGGCTGAAAAAATTATTACTCAAAAAGATGTGGAATATGTAGCAAAGTTAGCTAAACTAGAGTTAACTGAGGAACAAAAAGAATTGTTTTCTAAACAATTAAATGATATCCTTTCTTTTTTTGCTAAATTAAAAGAATTGGATACGGAACAGGTGCAACCCACCTCTCATATTGCTACCTCTTCAAAACACTTTCATGAAGATATTGTTAAGCCTTCATTACCCCAGAACACAGTAATGGGAATGACCAGATACAAGGAAAAAGGTTATTTTCAAGTTCCCAGAATTTTATAA
- a CDS encoding rubredoxin, translating into MDRYRCTVCGYIYDPVQGDPESDIEPGTSFDDLPDDWVCPLCGASKDEFEKEE; encoded by the coding sequence ATGGACCGATACAGATGTACAGTTTGTGGCTATATTTATGATCCTGTACAAGGAGATCCCGAATCTGATATTGAACCGGGAACATCTTTTGATGATTTGCCGGATGATTGGGTTTGTCCTTTATGCGGTGCCAGTAAAGACGAATTTGAAAAGGAGGAATAG
- a CDS encoding NAD(P)-dependent oxidoreductase, giving the protein MPKLLLRVDGSCIPNPGNMAIGVVIYKDGQLWKKINEIIGMGTNNIAEYSAVIRGLEEIKNIPADSVEFYCDSQLIVKQLNGQFKVKNKKMIPLYEKIQELIKEFKIPIFFIWNRRENNQMADQLARKLLIKEEQNKRVIASKDLMVEEEGDYFLVKNKKNKTTYHVNLTVPECDCYDFENHCRQWNLECKHIVATRKYIQEKEKQILDKGGKKMKVLIFSKMVSFSRWMELLGRYNQEYHLPLEIVFPNGNKQQLDNQIASAEVIVGGELNESELSQAKGLKLFQIPFAGVDKQNLEVFKNYSHIAVCNTHGNSHAVSEHAIGLLLALAKNLINNDRDLRMGKWHGFVSGEPTIQLYGRNIGIIGLGSIGLEIAKRALSLGMKVYAVKRSLKKEEMLDKKYGLAFLGTTEQLAYVINQSEFIIIALPLTPKTENMIDERILKLMKGKYLINIGRGRIIDEKALYFHLKNGTLAGAAIDTWYQYPDKDSPIVLPSKYDFQELPNLIMSPHNAGYTDKAIEENILMVYHNIKRIFHGQEPENRVDLAEGY; this is encoded by the coding sequence ATGCCAAAACTATTATTGCGTGTTGATGGTTCCTGTATTCCTAATCCTGGAAATATGGCTATTGGAGTTGTTATTTATAAAGATGGGCAGTTATGGAAAAAAATCAATGAAATAATTGGAATGGGTACCAATAATATTGCTGAGTATAGTGCAGTGATCAGAGGTCTGGAAGAAATAAAAAATATCCCGGCAGATTCAGTTGAGTTTTATTGCGATAGTCAATTAATAGTAAAACAATTAAACGGACAATTTAAGGTAAAAAACAAAAAAATGATTCCCCTTTATGAAAAGATTCAAGAATTAATTAAAGAATTTAAGATCCCCATCTTTTTTATTTGGAATAGAAGGGAAAATAATCAAATGGCTGACCAATTAGCCAGAAAACTATTAATTAAAGAGGAGCAGAATAAAAGAGTTATTGCCTCCAAAGATTTAATGGTAGAAGAGGAAGGGGATTATTTTTTAGTCAAGAATAAAAAAAATAAAACTACATATCATGTAAACCTGACAGTTCCGGAATGTGATTGTTATGATTTTGAAAATCATTGCCGGCAATGGAATTTGGAATGCAAGCATATTGTGGCAACCCGAAAATATATACAGGAGAAAGAAAAACAGATATTGGATAAGGGTGGTAAAAAAATGAAGGTGTTGATATTTAGTAAAATGGTTAGCTTTAGTAGGTGGATGGAATTATTGGGTAGATATAATCAGGAGTATCATCTTCCACTAGAGATTGTTTTTCCTAATGGGAATAAGCAACAATTGGACAATCAGATTGCTTCTGCTGAGGTGATAGTAGGAGGAGAATTAAATGAATCTGAACTCAGTCAGGCTAAAGGCTTAAAATTATTTCAAATACCTTTTGCTGGAGTAGATAAGCAAAATCTGGAGGTTTTTAAAAACTATTCCCATATAGCGGTGTGCAATACTCATGGAAATAGCCATGCTGTTTCAGAGCATGCAATTGGTCTGTTATTAGCACTAGCTAAAAATCTAATCAATAATGACCGTGATTTGAGAATGGGTAAGTGGCATGGATTCGTTTCCGGGGAACCAACCATTCAACTTTATGGAAGAAACATAGGTATTATTGGTCTTGGTTCAATCGGATTAGAAATTGCGAAAAGAGCCTTATCTTTGGGTATGAAGGTATATGCAGTTAAACGTTCTCTCAAGAAAGAAGAGATGCTGGATAAGAAATATGGCTTAGCCTTTTTGGGTACAACTGAACAATTGGCATATGTTATTAATCAATCAGAATTTATCATTATTGCCTTACCATTGACTCCAAAGACAGAAAACATGATTGATGAACGAATATTAAAACTGATGAAAGGTAAATATCTTATTAATATTGGGCGGGGCAGGATTATTGATGAAAAAGCCCTCTATTTTCATCTTAAAAATGGAACCTTAGCCGGAGCAGCAATTGATACCTGGTATCAATATCCTGATAAAGATTCTCCGATTGTATTACCCAGTAAATATGACTTTCAAGAATTGCCTAATTTAATTATGTCACCACATAATGCCGGTTATACCGATAAAGCTATAGAAGAGAACATATTGATGGTATATCATAATATTAAACGGATATTCCATGGTCAAGAACCAGAAAACAGGGTGGATCTTGCAGAGGGATATTAG
- the ligA gene encoding NAD-dependent DNA ligase LigA — protein MFEKKNKIKIKEEIEWLREEIRKHNYHYYVDDQPLISDYEYDLLMKQLVELERDYPEFIAPDSPTQRVGAKPLEQFITARHLIPMLSLSNAFYEQELIDFDQRVRKNFPHQYYDYVVELKIDGLAIALVYEKGILTRGATRGDGITGEDITQNLRTIKSIPLKLREYKGMDIIEVYGEVYMSRENFKKLNEERMKRMENLFANPRNAAAGSVRQLDPATTASRQLDTFIYQATLPRKEYFATHMEVLNFLRAAGFRVNTNIKPCANIEQVIEYCNSWQKRKNELNYDIDGMVIKINQLSMREKLGSTTKSPRWAIAYKFPAEQMTTVVRDIIVGVGRTGALTPVALLEPVIVSGSKVQRATLHNEDEIKRKDIRIGDTVLIQKAGEVIPEIIQVIKEKRSGKEKIFRMPERCPVCGSQVVKLNEEVVSRCNNISCSAQVKERIRHFVSRSALDIEGLGPALINQLVDTKVIKDFADLYYLKREDLLNLERIAEKSSDNIIRAIEDSKNRPLSNLIYALGIRHVGVYASQLLAERIDNLSDLEKFTWEDFVNIEGIGPIMAESIILFFQQKENREIIKKLKQAGVNLSAEKKTAGKNLLEGLQFVLTGTLEHFTREEAKGIIERLGGRVASNVTKKTDFLLLGQDPGQKYQKAKELNIKIIAEEDFRKMIES, from the coding sequence ATGTTTGAGAAGAAAAATAAGATAAAAATTAAAGAAGAAATAGAATGGTTGAGGGAAGAGATTAGAAAACATAACTATCACTATTATGTGGATGATCAACCCCTTATTTCCGATTATGAATATGATTTATTAATGAAGCAATTAGTTGAATTAGAGCGAGACTATCCGGAATTTATTGCACCTGATTCTCCCACTCAGAGAGTAGGAGCGAAGCCACTGGAACAATTTATAACTGCCAGGCACCTGATTCCCATGTTAAGCCTTTCTAATGCCTTTTATGAACAGGAATTGATAGATTTTGATCAACGTGTCAGGAAAAACTTTCCTCACCAGTATTATGATTATGTTGTAGAATTGAAAATTGATGGGCTGGCAATTGCCCTGGTTTATGAAAAAGGAATTCTGACTCGTGGTGCCACCAGAGGTGATGGTATTACCGGAGAAGATATCACCCAGAATCTTAGAACCATAAAGAGCATACCTCTTAAATTAAGAGAATATAAAGGAATGGATATAATTGAGGTCTATGGTGAAGTATATATGAGCAGAGAGAATTTTAAGAAGCTTAATGAAGAAAGAATGAAAAGAATGGAAAATCTATTTGCCAATCCCAGAAATGCAGCAGCAGGCTCTGTGCGACAGCTTGATCCAGCTACAACTGCCAGTAGACAACTGGATACTTTTATCTATCAGGCTACCTTGCCCAGGAAGGAATATTTTGCCACCCATATGGAAGTACTAAATTTTCTTAGGGCTGCCGGATTTAGAGTTAATACCAATATCAAGCCATGTGCCAACATTGAGCAGGTTATCGAGTATTGTAATTCCTGGCAGAAGAGAAAAAATGAATTGAATTATGATATCGATGGTATGGTTATCAAGATTAATCAATTATCAATGAGAGAGAAATTAGGTTCCACCACAAAGAGTCCCAGATGGGCTATTGCCTATAAATTTCCAGCAGAGCAGATGACCACTGTAGTTCGTGATATTATTGTGGGAGTAGGAAGAACAGGAGCTTTAACCCCGGTTGCTCTATTAGAACCAGTTATCGTTTCTGGCTCTAAGGTTCAAAGAGCCACTCTTCACAATGAAGATGAGATAAAAAGAAAAGATATAAGAATTGGCGATACCGTATTGATACAAAAAGCTGGTGAGGTAATTCCTGAAATTATACAGGTAATTAAAGAAAAGAGGAGTGGGAAAGAAAAGATTTTCCGCATGCCTGAGAGGTGCCCGGTTTGTGGTTCCCAAGTGGTGAAGTTAAATGAAGAAGTTGTCTCTCGCTGTAACAATATTTCCTGTTCTGCTCAGGTCAAGGAAAGAATTAGACATTTTGTTTCTCGCAGTGCCTTGGATATTGAAGGATTGGGTCCAGCCCTTATTAATCAACTGGTAGATACTAAAGTCATCAAGGATTTTGCCGATTTATATTATTTGAAGAGAGAAGATTTGCTAAATCTGGAAAGAATAGCTGAAAAATCCTCCGATAATATTATTAGAGCTATTGAGGATAGCAAAAATAGACCTCTCTCCAATTTAATATATGCTCTTGGTATCAGACATGTAGGCGTATATGCGTCGCAATTATTAGCTGAAAGAATTGATAATCTATCGGATTTAGAGAAATTTACTTGGGAAGATTTTGTTAATATAGAGGGTATAGGTCCTATTATGGCAGAAAGTATTATCTTATTTTTCCAGCAAAAAGAGAATAGAGAAATTATCAAAAAACTCAAACAAGCTGGAGTAAATCTTTCCGCGGAGAAGAAGACCGCTGGGAAAAATCTTTTAGAAGGTCTTCAATTTGTTTTAACCGGAACTTTAGAACATTTTACCAGAGAAGAAGCTAAAGGTATAATTGAAAGATTAGGAGGTCGAGTAGCCAGTAATGTTACTAAAAAAACAGATTTTCTACTACTGGGACAAGATCCCGGTCAAAAATATCAAAAAGCAAAAGAATTAAATATAAAGATAATTGCTGAAGAAGATTTTAGGAAAATGATAGAAAGTTGA
- the gatB gene encoding Asp-tRNA(Asn)/Glu-tRNA(Gln) amidotransferase subunit GatB: MPGDIVIGLEIHVQLLTETKIFCNCSTDYIDQEPNSHTCPVCLGLPGSLPVLNKKAVEFALKTAIALNCHINQTNIFHRKNYYYPDLPKAFQISQYDQPLAANGFLEIRAEKSLGSRKIRINRVHMEEDAGKLVHIERDGKIVCSLIDYNRSGIPLLEIVTEPDMHSSEEAVFFLQILRSMVQYLDVCDGNLERGSMRCDANISIREEKNGKLGTKTEVKNMNSFRAIRQALDYEITRQRRQIEQGERILQETRRWDETTGKTVVMRSKEEAQDYRYFPEPDLLPLTIDQCWSEEIKNNFPELPEQRRERFIKDYLLSDYDANRLVEVKSLGDYFERATQSYTNYKRLANWILGELLRYLGEENIDIINCPIYVSDLVELLQLIDRKIISEKIAKNIFEQMCKTGQSAIDLVQKSGFTQISNEKEINDIIDIVIRDNLETVKDYCSGKEKAIHFLVGQVMKYTKGRAQPDLVLNLLKERIKKLF, from the coding sequence ATGCCAGGTGATATTGTAATTGGTTTAGAAATTCATGTTCAACTATTAACTGAAACCAAAATATTTTGTAATTGTAGTACAGATTATATTGATCAGGAACCCAATTCCCATACCTGCCCGGTATGCCTTGGTTTACCAGGAAGTCTACCGGTACTCAACAAAAAAGCGGTGGAATTTGCTTTGAAAACAGCCATTGCTTTAAATTGTCATATTAACCAGACCAATATTTTTCATCGAAAGAATTATTATTATCCTGATTTACCGAAAGCATTTCAAATTTCTCAGTATGATCAGCCATTAGCGGCAAATGGATTTTTAGAGATAAGAGCTGAAAAATCGTTAGGAAGCAGAAAGATAAGAATTAATAGGGTACATATGGAAGAGGATGCTGGTAAGTTAGTCCATATTGAGAGAGATGGTAAAATTGTATGTTCGCTGATTGATTATAACCGTTCTGGTATTCCTTTGTTAGAAATTGTAACAGAACCAGATATGCACTCTTCAGAAGAAGCTGTGTTTTTTCTGCAAATATTGAGAAGTATGGTTCAATACTTGGATGTTTGTGATGGCAATTTAGAGAGAGGATCGATGCGCTGTGATGCCAATATTTCTATTCGGGAAGAGAAAAATGGTAAATTAGGAACCAAAACTGAGGTAAAGAATATGAATTCTTTCCGGGCTATCAGGCAGGCACTGGATTACGAAATTACAAGACAAAGAAGACAAATTGAACAGGGAGAGAGGATATTACAGGAAACCAGACGATGGGATGAGACGACTGGCAAAACTGTAGTTATGCGCAGCAAAGAAGAAGCCCAAGATTATAGGTATTTTCCTGAACCAGATTTATTACCATTGACTATTGATCAATGCTGGAGTGAAGAGATTAAAAATAATTTTCCGGAATTACCAGAGCAACGACGAGAAAGGTTTATTAAAGATTATTTGCTTTCCGATTACGATGCTAACCGTCTGGTAGAAGTGAAATCATTGGGTGATTATTTTGAAAGGGCAACACAAAGCTATACAAATTATAAAAGATTGGCCAACTGGATTCTGGGAGAACTATTACGCTATCTGGGAGAGGAGAATATAGATATAATCAACTGTCCAATTTATGTCTCTGATTTAGTTGAATTATTACAGCTGATTGACCGAAAGATAATCAGCGAAAAGATTGCCAAAAATATCTTTGAACAGATGTGTAAAACGGGTCAAAGTGCTATTGATTTAGTTCAAAAGAGTGGATTTACCCAGATTAGTAATGAAAAGGAAATTAATGATATAATTGATATTGTTATTAGAGATAATTTAGAGACGGTAAAGGATTATTGTTCTGGAAAGGAAAAAGCTATTCATTTTTTAGTTGGTCAGGTTATGAAATATACTAAAGGCAGAGCACAACCAGATTTAGTCCTTAACCTACTTAAAGAAAGAATAAAAAAACTTTTCTGA
- a CDS encoding MFS transporter translates to MNIKSLFEDYTKLPRSIFILFFAQIVYSVGSFVFPFLAIFFTKTLMFNEQQAGFYVMLATAAKVPGLLLGGKLADVFDRKKIFIIFSTLSALFIFACLLVVHSEIIPWLLTISAVFNGANYPAMKAMVADLTNPDNRKAAFSLLYLGMNIGFAIGPMIAGLLYNDYLNLLFIGDTVTTLISVLLVYFFIAESFPSLNSIKNSIVSDYSDEKAEQGSIYRVFLSRPYLVFFTLIFTLYSFIYVQSEFTLPIQMIKIFGERGPQYFGSIMTINGIVVIFLTVIIISITSKIKPILNVSLAAILYAFGFGVIYFSTRFFLFALSTVLWTLGEIIATTYSDVYIINHTPITHRGRFSAIIHILIGSGFIFGPYLSGLFINNFGVEKIWPFVFVLAILSSFLMYLLYYFENRTHNTLKYS, encoded by the coding sequence ATGAATATAAAAAGTCTTTTCGAAGATTATACAAAATTACCGAGAAGTATATTTATCTTATTTTTTGCCCAGATAGTCTATTCTGTGGGTAGTTTTGTCTTTCCTTTTCTGGCTATTTTTTTTACTAAAACACTAATGTTTAATGAACAGCAAGCCGGTTTCTATGTTATGCTGGCTACTGCCGCTAAGGTACCAGGTTTGCTTCTGGGAGGAAAATTGGCTGATGTTTTTGATAGGAAAAAAATATTCATCATCTTTAGCACTCTCTCGGCACTATTTATTTTCGCCTGTTTGCTGGTTGTGCACAGCGAAATAATTCCCTGGTTATTAACAATATCAGCAGTCTTTAATGGTGCCAATTATCCTGCCATGAAGGCAATGGTTGCTGATTTGACCAATCCCGATAATAGAAAAGCAGCTTTTTCCCTGTTGTATCTGGGTATGAACATTGGTTTTGCCATTGGTCCCATGATTGCGGGATTACTGTATAATGATTACCTTAATCTACTTTTTATTGGAGATACGGTTACGACTCTTATTTCTGTTTTACTGGTTTATTTCTTCATTGCGGAGTCTTTCCCTAGTCTCAATAGTATAAAGAACTCTATTGTTTCAGACTACAGTGATGAAAAGGCAGAACAGGGAAGTATTTACCGTGTATTTCTCTCCAGGCCTTATTTAGTTTTTTTTACCCTGATCTTCACACTGTATTCTTTTATTTATGTTCAAAGTGAGTTTACTCTGCCCATACAGATGATAAAAATATTCGGAGAAAGAGGTCCTCAATATTTTGGTTCCATAATGACTATTAATGGAATTGTGGTTATCTTTCTTACAGTGATTATCATCAGCATAACCAGTAAAATTAAACCGATTTTAAATGTATCCTTAGCTGCAATACTATATGCTTTTGGCTTTGGAGTAATTTACTTCAGTACTAGGTTCTTCTTATTTGCCCTTTCTACAGTTTTATGGACTTTAGGTGAGATAATTGCTACTACCTATTCAGATGTCTATATAATAAATCACACTCCTATAACTCACAGAGGTAGATTTAGTGCTATTATTCATATCTTGATAGGTTCTGGATTTATCTTTGGTCCCTATCTGTCAGGATTATTCATTAATAATTTTGGAGTAGAAAAGATTTGGCCTTTTGTTTTTGTATTAGCCATCCTTTCCTCTTTTTTAATGTACCTGCTTTATTATTTTGAGAATCGAACTCATAATACTTTAAAATATTCATAA